Proteins from a genomic interval of Zingiber officinale cultivar Zhangliang chromosome 1B, Zo_v1.1, whole genome shotgun sequence:
- the LOC122047689 gene encoding probable AMP deaminase, whose amino-acid sequence MDAYALHLAVAALVGASVVAVSAYYMHRKTLSQVLDFARAVERERDRRRDAALEDEGDETRRWRRGQYGPRRKSPGYYRRVGGSVSLPDVMAAAETDVEEEDEALEGQVPVTNGPFLVEEDQKGYPIPEGLPRLQTVPEGNKQSAHAVPNKRGGHVIRPASPKSSVHSAFGSQDGSEEDDNMENDAKLDDAYLHTNGHFIDDNSKGLFQALPNHIVGNADPKSITASSMIRSHSVSGNLHGVQPDPVAADILRREPEQETFVRLKITPTERSSPDEEDVYIILQKCLALRESYVFREEVAPWEKEVITDPSTPKPNLNPFAYVFEQKTDHVFHMVDGVAHVYANKDLKERLFPVADATTFFTDLHYILRVLAVGNIRTLCHQRLDLLEQKFNLHLMLNADREFLAQKSAPHRDFYNVRKVDTHVHHSACMNQKHLLRFIKSKLRKEPDEVVIFRDGTYMTLKEVFESLDLTGSDLNVDLLDVHADKSTFHRFDKFNLKYNPCGQSRLREIFLKQDNLIQGRFMAELTKQVFSDLAVSKYQMAEYRISIYGRKQSEWDQLASWIVNNELYSKNVVWLIQIPRLYNIYKEMGIVNSFQTLLDNIFLPLFEVTVDPDSHPQLHVFLKQVVGLDLVDDESKPERRPTKHMPTPEQWTNVFNPAFSYYAYYCYANLYTLNKLRESKGLTTIKFRPHSGEAGDIDHLAATFLCANNIAHGIKLRKSPVLQYLYYLAQIGLAMSPLSNNSLFLDYHRNPFPMFFRRGLNVSLSTDDPLQIHLTKEPLVEEYSIAASVWKLSSCDLCEIARNSVCQSGFSHALKSHWIGKHYYKRGPDCNDIHRTNVPHIRLEFRDMIWREEMRLVYLGKPIIPKEMEK is encoded by the exons ATGGACGCCTACGCTCTCCACCTCGCTGTGGCGGCGCTCGTCGGCGCCTCCGTCGTCGCCGTCTCCGCCTACTACATGCACCGCAAAACCCTAAGCCAGGTCCTCGACTTCGCCCGCGCCGTCGAGAGGGAGCGTGACCGTCGCCGCGATGCCGCCCTCGAAGACGAGGGCGACGAGACCAGGAGGTGGAGGCGTGGCCAGTACGGCCCTCGACGCAAGAGCCCCGGTTACTACCGACGCGTCGGAGGGTCGGTGTCGTTGCCGGACGTAATGGCGGCAGCGGAGACGGACGTGGAGGAGGAGGATGAGGCTCTGGAGGGCCAGGTGCCGGTGACGAATGGGCCGTTCTTGGTGGAGGAGGATCAAAAGGGATATCCGATTCCCGAAGGGTTGCCTCGTCTGCAAACCGTTCCGGAAG GTAATAAGCAATCTGCTCATGCAGTCCCAAATAAAAGAGGGGGACATGTTATCAGACCAGCTTCTCCTAAATCTTCTGTTCATAGCGCTTTTGGTAGTCAAGATGGTTCAGAGGAAGATGATAATATGGAAAATGATGCAAAACTTGATGATGCCTATTTACACACAAATGGACATTTCATA GACGATAACAGCAAAGGCTTATTTCAAGCTTTGCCTAATCATATTGTTGGAAATGCTGATCCAAAATCAATAACTGCATCTAGCATGATTCGATCTCATAGTGTGTCTGGTAATCTGCACGGTGTACAACCTGACCCTGTAGCAGCAGATATTCTTAGAAGAGAGCCTGAACAAGAAACTTTTGTAAGACTAAAAATTACTCCAACAG AGAGATCATCTCCTGATGAAGAAGATGTCTATATAATTCTCCAGAAATGTCTTGCACTGCGAGAGAGTTATGTCTTCAGAGAGGAAGTTGCTCCTTGGGAGAAAGAAGTCATAACGGACCCTAGTACACCAAAGCCTAACCTTAACCCCTTTGCCTATGTGTTCGAACAGAAGACAGAT CACGTGTTCCATATGGTGGACGGAGTTGCTCATGTTTATGCTAATAAAGATT TAAAAGAAAGGCTTTTCCCAGTTGCTGACGCTACAACCTTTTTTACGGACTTGCACTATATCCTCCGAGTTCTTGCAGTTGGAAATATCAGAACATTATGCCATCAGCGTCTGGATCTTCTTGAACAG AAATTTAATCTTCATTTGATGCTCAACGCGGATAGAGAATTTCTTGCTCAGAAAAGTGCTCCTCATCGTGATTTTTACAATGTCAGGAAGGTTGACACTCATGTTCATCACTCAGCATGTATGAACCAGAAACATCtgttgagattcattaaatcaaagctGAGAAAGGAACCTGATGAG GTTGTGATATTCAGAGACGGGACCTATATGACACTGAAAGAGGTTTTTGAGAGTTTGGACTTGACTGG GTCCGATCTTAATGTTGATCTCTTAGATGTCCATGCAGACAAGAGCACCTTTCATCGGTTTGATAAGTTCAACCTTAAATACAATCCTTGTGGCCAGAGTAGGCTACGGGAAATTTTTCTGAAGCAAGATAATCTCATACAAG GTCGTTTTATGGCTGAGCTTACAAAGCAAGTGTTTTCTGATCTCGCCGTTAGTAAATACCAG ATGGCGGAATATAGAATATCCATATATGGAAGGAAGCAAAGTGAGTGGGACCAGCTTGCAAGTTGGATAGTTAATAATGAACTATACAGTAAAAACGTTGTTTGGTTGATTCAG ATTCCAAGGTTATACAATATTTACAAGGAAATGGGTATAGTTAACTCATTTCAAACGCTTCTTGACAATATCTTCCTTCCCCTTTTTGAGGTCACAGTAGACCCTGATTCACACCCACAGTTGCATGTTTTTTTGAAACAG GTTGTTGGTCTAGATTTGGTGGATGATGAAAGCAAACCAGAAAGACGCCCAACAAAGCATATGCCAACTCCAGAACAATGGACAAATGTTTTTAACCCTGCATTCTCATATTATGCATACTATTGCTATGCTAATTTGTATACTCTGAACAAG CTCCGTGAGTCTAAGGGCCTGACAACAATCAAATTTCGCCCTCATTCAGGAGAG GCTGGTGACATTGATCACCTTGCTGCAACATTTCTTTGTGCTAATAATATAGCTCATGGAATCAAACTAAGAAAGTCCCCTGTCCTTCAGTATTTGTATTATCTGGCTCAG ATAGGTTTGGCGATGTCTCCTCTCAGCAACAACTCACTATTTCTGGATTATCATCGGAACCCGTTTCCAATGTTCTTTCGCAGAGGTCTAAATGTTTCTCTTTCAACAGATGATCCTTTGCAAATTCATCTAACAAAAGAACCTCTGGTGGAAGAGTACAGTATTGCAGCCTCG GTGTGGAAACTTAGTTCGTGTGATTTATGTGAAATTGCCAGGAATTCAGTTTGCCAGTCTGGTTTTTCACATGCTCTTAAG TCGCATTGGATTGGGAAACATTATTACAAGCGAGGACCTGATTGCAATGACATCCATAGAACCAATGTACCTCATATCCGACTTGAATTTCGTGACATG ATATGGAGAGAAGAGATGCGACTAGTTTATTTAGGAAAGCCTATTATACCAAAAGAAATGGAGAAGTGA